In Dromiciops gliroides isolate mDroGli1 chromosome 5, mDroGli1.pri, whole genome shotgun sequence, the following are encoded in one genomic region:
- the LOC122729812 gene encoding C-C motif chemokine 3-like — translation MVSLAVLSILIVSIPGFSFETEKFVKHIPNACCHSYTRQIRYSLVMDFYETSSQCLKPGIIFLTNRGRQICANPRKEWVQVYMFSLKQKKKTEEYRSQRKHFYTSVELSVPEK, via the coding sequence ATGGTCTCTTTGGCTGTCCTCTCCATCCTCATCGTTTCAATACCTGGTTTCAGCTTTGAAACTGAGAAATTTGTTAAACATATTCCAAATGCCTGCTGCCACTCCTACACGCGCCAGATCCGATACAGCCTCGTGATGGACTTCTATGAGACCAGCAGCCAGTGCCTCAAGCCAGGCATCATCTTTCTCACCAATAGAGGTCGCCAGATCTGTGCCAATCCCAGAAAAGAGTGGGTACAGGTGTACATGTTCAgcctgaaacaaaagaaaaagactgaagAGTACCGTTCCCAGAGAAAACATTTCTACACAAGTGTTGAACTTTCTGTACCCGAAAAATAA